A stretch of DNA from Mesorhizobium onobrychidis:
GAAGAAAATGCTGAAGAGCAGAGCTGATCGCTACGGCACGATAGCGATCTCAATTCACTGGCTGAGCGCCATACTGATTCTGGCTCTGCTAGGCTCCGGCTTTCAGGCAGCGAGGGGCATGGATGCGGCCACCAAGGCGGGTTTCCTCCGTGCGTCGTATGGTGGAGGCGGTTCGATCTGAAGCCGCTTCCGGTCAAGGGATCGCCTGGGTGGCAAGAGCGCATCGCACGCTGGGTACATGTCGCCTTCTACGTCGCCATTCTGGGTATGGCTGCCAGCGGCGTCGGGATAGCCAACGCGGCAGCTTTACGCCTTGCGTTCCCAGCGCCGGTCAGTTGTCTGCTGCCAGTAGGTGACCGCGTGGCCGGCTTCCTTCATCGTCTTCCAGTGCGTGCGCGCCGCCTCGACCTGGGCCGCATCGTGGCCGTCGAACAGGAACACGGCGCGTTCATAGCCGACAAGTTCCGGCGGCACCGCGCCGTCGACCAGGAAGCGGATCTGCGCCTCGTTCGGATTGTCCTGGCCGGTGGTCAAAAGGATCGGCTGCTCGGTCGAATGGGATTCACGGTCCGTTGCATGCGCCAGGAAGGAATCGTCCCTGAAGATCCAAAGATGCTGGTCCAGCGCGTCGCGCCGCTCCTCGGTGCCGGTCTGCACCACGGCGCGCCAACCGCGATCGACGCTACGCTCGAGCAGGCCGGGCAGCGCATCCTCCAGCGTCGATTCGGTCAGGTGATAGAACAGGACGTCGGCCATCATCGCGCCTTGAAAGCCTCACCCCTCGTAGTTGTCGCGCACCAGCCGGTCGAGCAGCCTGACGCCGAAGCCGGAGGCCCATGACTGGTTGATCTCGCTGGACGGCGCGCCCATCGCGGTGCCGGCGATGTCGAGATGCGCCCAGGGCGTATCCTTGACGAAGCGCTGCAGGAACTGCGCCGCGATGATGGCGCCGCCATAGCGGCCGCCGATGTTCTTCATGTCGGCATTTTTCGAATCGATCAGCTTGTCGTATTCGGTGCCGAGCGGCATTCGCCACACACGTTCCTGCGTCGCCTGCCCGGCGCTCGTCAGCCTGTTCGCCAATTCGTCATTGTTAGAGAACAGGCCAGCATAATGCTGGCCGAGCGCGACCATGGTGGCGCCGGTCAGCGTCGCCAGATTGACCATGAATTTCGGCTGGAAGCGATCGTTGCAGTACCACAGCGCATCGGCCAGAACCAGACGGCCTTCGGCGTCGGTGTTGAGCACCTCGATGGTCTGGCCCGACATCGAGGTGACGATGTCGCCGGGGCGCTGCGCATGGCCGTCAACGGCATTTTCCACCAGCCCGATGACGCCGACGACGTTGGTCTTGGCCTTGCGGGCGGCCAGCGCGTGCATCAGCCCGGTCACGGCCGCCGCGCCGCCCATGTCGCCCTTCATATCCTCCATGCCGGAGGCCGTCTTTATCGAATTGCCGCCGGTGTCGAAAGTGACGCCTTTGCCGACGAAAGCAATCGGGCTGTCCTTGGCCTTGCCGCCGTTCCATCGCATGACGGCCAGGCGGGCGCCACGCGGCGAGCCTTGCGCGACGCCGAGCAGCGCGCCCATGCCGAGCTTCTTCATCTCCTTCTCGACCAGGATCTCGACCGTGACGCCGAGCGCTTCCAGTTCGTTGACGCGGGCGGCGAATTCCACTGGCCCGAGTATATTGGCCGGTTCGTTGACTAGATCGCGCGCCAGGAGCACCCCGTCGATCACTGCCGCCTCGTCGGCGAAGGCCTTTTTCGCCGCCGCCGGATCGGTGGTGTGGATCGTCACCTTGACCGGCTTTTTGGGCTCGGCCTTGTTGCCGTCGCGCTGGCCGTCGCCATTGTCCTTTTTCGTCTTGTACTTGTCGAAGGCATAGCTGCGCAGAAGGATGCCCGCGGCAAGTTGTGCCGCTTGCCTGCCGCCGACGTCAGCACCCGGCAGATCGAGCACGACGGCCACCTCTGTCGCCTTGCGCAAGGACGCAGCGATGGTGCCGCCAAGCTTGAGCCAGGCATGGTCGTCGAGCCCCGAGACCTTGCCGGCGCCGACCGCCACCAGCCGGTCGAGCGATGTGCCCTCCGGCGCCAGCACTTCGACCAGGCCGGCGAATTTGCCGGAAAAGTCCGCCACCGGAAACGCCCGCTCCAGGGTCTTTGCCGGATCGCAAGCCTTTGCAGCGTCGCCGAGACCGCCATCGTTGGCCGCCAGCACGAAGACACTGCCCTTTTTGGGCGCTGCGAATTTGGCGAAGGCGATCGAAGGTCTCGATGTCATCATGTCCTGCTTTCGGGAACGGCGTTGGGTTTTGGGAGAGTGCCTTGATGAAACTAGATATTTGGCTGTTTCCGACCGGAAGCACCACCCCAATTTTCAATCATCGCCCTGCCTGACGATCTGCTGTGTGATTGCGTTGGCCTGAATTCGGGCATTGGCGAAGCAACCGCGAATGCTTGGCCGCATGCCGGTAAACCACAGGCCGGGCAATTTCAGGTCCGTCTCGTCGCCGTTGCGGCCACGGCGGCCAGGACCGTGACCGGCGCGACATTTGGTCGTTTTCCGGCATTTGGCAAGACTTTGCCGGAATCCGATCCCATATGGCGGATGGAATCGATGGCGATTCGTCGCGGCACGGCCCCGCTTTCCTGCCGCAACGTGTTGTTAACCATTGATGTTCGCCCTTTCTTATCCATTGCCGCCGACACTCCGGCCCACCGGAAATATCGATGTGGGACGGGAACCAGATCGAACCGCCAACGGACCGGTTGTACAGTCGTCGCCGGGCGACTACCTTGTCTGGAGGCATGATGCCGTTCGGCAAAATCGAGAAAAGCCTTCATGAAGGTCGTTGAACGCTACATCATGCGTCGTGCGTTGGCGGTCTTCCTGGCGGCGCTCATCTGGACGCTGGCGATCGTGTGGACGACGCAGGTGCTCGCCCGCATCGACCTCGTCACCGACAGCGGGCAGTCGGCGCTGACCTTCTTCGAGGTCGCTGCGCTGATCATTCCGTCGATCGTCCCGATCGTCGTGCCTTTCGCCCTGGTGGTCGCGGTCGCCCAGACACTGAGCGCGATGAATTCCGATTCTGAGCTTGCCGTCTTGAACGCCGCGGGCGCTTCGCGCTGGACCATCGTCAGGCCGATCATGCTCCTGGCGCTGGCGGCCAGCGTCTTTTCGTTTGCCGTCGACAACGGCGTCGATCCCTATGCACGACAAAAAAACCGCGAACTGGTGGCGTCGTCGCGTGCCGATCTGTTGTCGCTGATCATCCAGGAAGGCACCTTCCGCAAGATCGACGACGGCCTGTTCCTGCAGATTGGCGAGCGGCTTCCGGACAACCGCCTTGGCGGCATCTTCGTCGCCGATTCGCGCGAAGAAGGCGCCAACCTCGTCTACTATGCCAAGACCGGCGCCATCATCGAAAACGGCGACGAGAAGGTGCTGATGATGAACGATGGCG
This window harbors:
- a CDS encoding DNA polymerase III subunit chi, with product MADVLFYHLTESTLEDALPGLLERSVDRGWRAVVQTGTEERRDALDQHLWIFRDDSFLAHATDRESHSTEQPILLTTGQDNPNEAQIRFLVDGAVPPELVGYERAVFLFDGHDAAQVEAARTHWKTMKEAGHAVTYWQQTTDRRWERKA
- a CDS encoding leucyl aminopeptidase: MTSRPSIAFAKFAAPKKGSVFVLAANDGGLGDAAKACDPAKTLERAFPVADFSGKFAGLVEVLAPEGTSLDRLVAVGAGKVSGLDDHAWLKLGGTIAASLRKATEVAVVLDLPGADVGGRQAAQLAAGILLRSYAFDKYKTKKDNGDGQRDGNKAEPKKPVKVTIHTTDPAAAKKAFADEAAVIDGVLLARDLVNEPANILGPVEFAARVNELEALGVTVEILVEKEMKKLGMGALLGVAQGSPRGARLAVMRWNGGKAKDSPIAFVGKGVTFDTGGNSIKTASGMEDMKGDMGGAAAVTGLMHALAARKAKTNVVGVIGLVENAVDGHAQRPGDIVTSMSGQTIEVLNTDAEGRLVLADALWYCNDRFQPKFMVNLATLTGATMVALGQHYAGLFSNNDELANRLTSAGQATQERVWRMPLGTEYDKLIDSKNADMKNIGGRYGGAIIAAQFLQRFVKDTPWAHLDIAGTAMGAPSSEINQSWASGFGVRLLDRLVRDNYEG
- the lptF gene encoding LPS export ABC transporter permease LptF is translated as MKVVERYIMRRALAVFLAALIWTLAIVWTTQVLARIDLVTDSGQSALTFFEVAALIIPSIVPIVVPFALVVAVAQTLSAMNSDSELAVLNAAGASRWTIVRPIMLLALAASVFSFAVDNGVDPYARQKNRELVASSRADLLSLIIQEGTFRKIDDGLFLQIGERLPDNRLGGIFVADSREEGANLVYYAKTGAIIENGDEKVLMMNDGVIHRETLAGDLSVIRFTSYAFDLSAFMSASSDVLLLPKDRTTQYLLNPSPNDKIFQKRPNKYLAELHQRFSEWSYSLVFALIALAVAGDARSHREARIHPLITSIAIALFVRWLGFFAAGKADNVPQYGYMVYGVPIVASAVATWFIVSNRTMELPVAWADWMTNFAGRFSDGWSALKLRFTRRGASGQGAG